In the Hirundo rustica isolate bHirRus1 chromosome 2, bHirRus1.pri.v3, whole genome shotgun sequence genome, AAGTGCCCGGGCAGCAGGCAACGGCCTGGGGACAGACCCCCCCCGGCTGGGAGAGCCTCCCCTGCAGGGTACGGGGGTTAGCGGGGTACCTGGGAGAGAACGGGGGCGGCTCTGGGCGTGCCCTGGAGGGGACTGGGGAGTCTGGGAGTGACTAGGATGGGCCGGAGGACTGCTGGGGGAGTCCTGCGAGGGGATAGGAtgactccaggggggagggggctTGTGTGTGTGGAGGTTGCGCTCGCTGGCGTGGGGCAGTTGGAAGAAAGGGTGGCTTTTAGGGAGGTCTGGGGGGTGTCTGATGGTGTCCCACCACAGTAGGGCTCCCGGCCCCCAAGAGCACGGCAGTGCAGTTGAGGGTGTTGGGTTCTGGGGGTGctctggggcagtgctggggtgctCTGGGGAGGTCTGGCATGTCCCCCTCACACTGGGGGACGGCATCCAAGAGGTCTTGGGggggctgggtgctgggtgaGCACTGAGGGGTGGGAAGGGGTTCTGGAGGGATGTTGGGGCtctggggtgttttggggggctctgggggtgccTGATGGTGCCTCCCCCACAGTGGAGTTCCCAGCTCCCAAGAGTGAGGTGGTTCAGCGCTTCCCCGTGTGTTAcctgggctgtgtccctgttgCCAAGCCAGTGGGTGAGTGGGGGACTTGAGGGGAAGGGGGGAGTATCTCCAGCCCACGTGGGGCAGCTGTGGGGCGCGGGCACCCCCAGGGTTGCCCTgaccctccctgtgcccccaggcATGGATGTGATCAACGCGGCACTGGAGGCGGCGCTGGCCCCTGGCTCAGGGGAGCCTCCTGCGCCCACCCCCGTGGTGGTCAGCGTGGCCCCCGCCACCCTTACCATTGCTCACCGCCAGGTGTGTGTCCTCCTCGGgccccctgccctgggacccCCACCCACCACCAGGTGCATCCCCACCTGGGACCACCACCCTGGCCTAGGGGGACTGTGGTGCCTCCCTCCCACTCCAGAGAGATGTGTTGACCCCCGTCCTCACTGGTGACCCCTTCCTGTTCCAAGTGACCCTGTCACGTGCCAGACGGGCTGCAGAGACACATCCTTGTACCAGAGAGCCACAATGGCTCCTTCCATCGTGCCCCCATCCCACCACGTCCCGTGGGGCCCTGGGGGATCCCCTCCCACCCTGGGAGACCGTGCTGAACCCCCCCAGCCCCCGGGTATGAGTGACCCCCCCCACCCTTCCTGGTGGGGCATCTTAGTGATGccccctgtgctctgctgaCCCTCTTCTGCTCCTGGGGGTGCCCCCTCCCCGTCATGTGTGTACTCCGGTGACCCCTTCCTCTTGCCCCGGCTGCCCCAAAGTCCGAGTCCGTCGTTTCTCCTGGTGCGCTGCCCTCGCAATCCCTCGCTCTGCGTTGCATTAAGCCCTCTCCAGTGCCCCTCCCCACGCTGGGGCGCCCCCGTGACCCCCCGTGCCCCCCACCCAGACAGAGGCGGTGCTGTGCGAGTGCCGCGTGCGCTTCCTGTCCTTCATGGGGGTGGGACGCGACGTCCGCGCCTTCGCCTTCATCATGGCCAGCGCCCCCGGCACCTTCCGCTGCCACATGGTGTGGTGTGAGCCCAACGCCGCGGGGCTCAGCGAGGCGCTGCAGGCCGCCTGCATGGTGAGTGCCCCTCCCCGGGCCCCCCCGGGCTCCCCCCGCCCCTCACTGACCCCCTTGGCTCCCCGCAGCTCCGCTACCAGAAGTGCCTGGATGCGCGGCCCCaggcctccagctcctgcctgccgGCGCCCCCGGCCGACTCGGTGGCGCGGCGGGTGGGCTCCTCTGTGCGCCGGGGGGTGCAGACCCTCCTGGGGACCCTCAAACCGCGGCGGGGAGGGGCGCAGACCCCGTGAGCAGGGTGAGGGCGTGGGGGCACACAGCCGGACAAGGCAGCGCCGGGGGGCGGGACTGCCGACCCAACGCTGCAGGGCACAGAGTTACCCGGGGCGTTGGTTCGGGGGTCCTGCCCCCAGCACGGCCCCCATGGTGGGTCACGCCCCCCCCCAAGGTCCCCAATGCATGTGGTGTAACGAGGGTCTGTGTTGTACTAAATCATTAATTAATAAACCCATTCCACCAGCCCGGCTCGGCTCTGCGTGTGGCCTCACACAGTGAGGAGCAgcaagaggaggaggggggatCAGGGTGTTGTGTCTGGTTTGGGTCTTCCTAGGGTGTTGCCCTAGAGGGGCAGTGGGATCCATCCACACCTTATCAGAGGGGTGATGGGGGTACAGGGATCATGGGCTCATCCCAGTTGTGATCCCCGTGGGTGAGAATTACGAGAAGGAGGATGAGTTGGCGGGGTGGTGGGATCCCAGCATCCCTGACTTGGGTCTCCCTAAGTCGTTGTGGCTGCGAACTGTGGTGAGGAGGATGAAGGACAGTGGGGTCCGTCACACCTGAACTGGAGTGATGGGAGCATGAGGACTCTGCTGATCCAGATCCCAGTTCCTGTCCCGGTGGCAGAGGATGAGGGGGGTGGTGGTGTCCATTGTGCCTTTATTGTGTAACCGGTGGGACACGGGGACCACGTGCCAATCCCGACCTCGCTCCCAGTGACCTTGTGCCAATCCCGCTCCCTGCGtgaccctgtccctgccctgcttccAGTGGCCCCACGTGCTGACCCTGCTCCTGGGTGACCACGTCCCCGCTCCTGCCGGCCCCTGGGTCAGCagagccgccgccgctgccagagctcctggaCGCGTGGGAAGGGCAGCGCGGGGCGCAGGGGCCGGCAGAGCGCGGGGTCGGCGGCGCGGCCGGAGCGCAGGGCGCAGAGCAGGGCGGCCTTGCAGGGGCCGCCGCAGGGCTCGCGGGGCGGGTGCCCCTTGTGCAGGTGGAACCAGAACAGCTGGAAGAGCTGCTCGTCGTCCTGCATCCGCCGCACCAGCCGGTCCCAGTCAGCCGGGAAGGCCGTGGGCAGCCCGTAGGCCGTGCGCGCACCGTAGAGCCGCTGCCAGCGCGGGGGAGTCCCCGGGGGCGCCGCGTTGGCCTCTGTCAGGTTTAGGATGAAGGTCTCGTGGTCCAGGACCGCGTGGGAGCTCCCAGGGTAGGAACCGGCCACCTCATAGACGCGGTACCCTGCGGCGGGAGGGACGGTCAGCGCCGGGGGGACCGGGGTGGTTCGGGGGGACGCAGGGCGGGGTTTGGGGCGCACCAGGATTGAGGTTGATGTAGGTGGTGACACTCGGTGCGATGAAGGCGATGGAGACGGGACGTGACAGCGTCTCCTCATCGTAGAACAACTCGAACTCGTCCAGGTGCGTGTGCCCGAAGAACTGGGCTGAGATGGTGCCCTCGAACCTGCCACAGTCGGGTGAGTGGGGGTGGCATCCTGACCCCCAGACCCCACCCTGGAACCCCAACCTGAGCCTAGCCCTGGGGTCTGGTATGTGGGGTGGGGGCCCAGAATACATGGGGTGGGGGTCTGGCACATGGGGTGCACGGTCTGGTGCATGAGATGGCACATAGAGTGAGAGTGCAGGGTGGAGTTCTGGTATAGGGGACCAGCATACAGGGCAAGGGGGACCGTGTGTGGGATGGGAGTTCAGGGtgtggagccaggctctggCCTGTGGGGTGGGGGGTCTGGGGTGGGGGTCGAGGGCATGTGGACAGGGGTGTAGGTACAGGGCAGGGGCCCAGCACACGGGGTTGGAGGCCAGGACACACAATGGGGGTCTGGCGTGTGGGTGGGGCACAGGGTCAGGGGTGTGGCACCTGGTGTGGCGGTCTGGGCAGGGGGTCAGGCACTGACCTGTTGACAATGCGGTAGTagttccagctccagctgcgCAGGCAGTGGGCTGGGGGGATGTGCCCGATGATGTGCACCTGTGGGCAATgagacagggctgggggcttGCCCAGGGCCCACTGAgaccccccgtgtccccccagaACCCCCCCACACCTTCTCCCCATCACGCTCGGCATCTGCCAGGACCCCCATGAGCCActggagctgccctgcaggGTCAGTGGCATTGATGAGGAGCCAGAAGTTGGCCTGGGAGCAGAAGTTCATGTTGAGGGAGACGAGGCGCAGCCCAGGCCAGACCTGTGCCGTGTAGAACCCGCCAGCCCTGTGTGGAAAAGGGGGGGTCAGTGCTGCACTCCCTGATCCACAGACCCTGCACCCATCCCATGgacccccagctctctgccaCCCGCACTGCTCACTCGCCTAcagcccccagcctggagcccccATTGCCCCACAGCCCTTTCTGTACCCCAACCAGCCGTGACCCCCCCTCCTTGCACCTCTCCCCCCATGAAATTGAGACatctgcagccagccccagctaTCCTGGTACCCCCACTGCCCCTTCAGCGTGGAGATTGCTGTGTGTTCTGCTAGTCCCGAGCCCCCAGTAGCCGGAGtccccagctctgagccccCAGGCTGTGCTACTGTAGCTGCCCTACCCCAGAACACCCAAGAGCCCAGAAACCCCAAGTCTAGAGCctcccagccccgtgtccccccgaTCCCTGGTACCCCAAATGCCACAGACCTGGGCCCCCATTAGCCTAGAAgcccccacccctgccatgcacaaactccccatccctggaccCTCAACAGACGGGACCCCTCCGCCGCGgccctgccccgtgcccaccgCAGGGTGCGCAGGGCGGCGGGGGGCAGCCACTCCTGCCAGGCCTCGGCCATGGCGTCGTACAGCCACGCGGCCGACTGGTTCCCGCGCACGTAGGGCGGGGGGAAGGCGTTCACCGGGGTGGCCTCGTGGTTGCCCACGGCGGGGAAGACGCGCAGCCCCCCGAGGCGGGCGCGCAGCAGGGCGGTCACCGTGCGCAGCGCCCGCAGCTGGTCCCCGCGGCTCTGCTGCCACACGTCGTGCGCAGGGATGTCCCCGGTCCAGTACGCTGCCGCGAAGCCGCCGGTGCCGTTACCGAGGGTGTCGGGGAGCCGGGACAGCAGCGCATCGATGGTGTGCAGGGGAAGGTCACACTTGCCGTAGGTGCCCCAGaaccccgccgcccccggcccctgACTGGGGGCCCCGCGGCAGCACAGCGGGTCAGGGCaggcggcggcgctgcccggcaCGTACTGCCGGTCCCAGTGCAGGTCCGTGAGGAAGAGGATGCGGGCGGTGGGCGCTccaggcggcggcggcgcggggggccGCACCGGCGGCTTGGGGGCGGCGGGCAGGGACAGGTTCCAGGCGCCCAGGATGTCCCAGTGGCCGCAGCGGGGGCCCAGCAGGAGCCCGCAGGCCTCGGGCGGGCGCAGCACGGAGCGTGCCCAGGCCGACACCACGTCGCCCTGGAAGAGCTGGACGGCCTGGCGACACACGGGCGGCCGCGCCAGccgcagctcctggcacagccgcGACGCCACGCGCCCCACGCGTGCCACATTCGGCTCCATCTGCAGGGGGATGGACATTCGGGATGGTGCCAGCGCTCCACACCTCTCGCCATCCTCGCTGCCCTGCACCCATCAGCTCCCCAGGACAGGCCCTACACACTGAACTCAGCTGCCGTCACTGGCCTGTGCCCGCCAGCACCCCCGGGATGGGCACGGAACCCCGGCATGGGCACGGCACCCCGGGGACGGGCACGGCACCCCCGCTGCCATCACTGTGCCgaccccagcagctccccgggaTGGGCCCctggctgctgtcactgccccaCAGCCGCCGCCACCCCGGCCCACTGAGCTGGATATCCCGAGGCCAGAAAGGACCCACACggtcccccagcccctctgttcCCCAGCCCGGTtacctcctccctcccttcctgtcCCGCCCCAGCCTGTCCCCGTTCTCTGAGGCGGATTCACCGCCCAGTCCCGCCCCGTCCATGTCCCCGTTCCTGTTCCTGTCCCAGCCCGTCCCCGTTCCCCCAAGCGCAGCCGCTGGCCTGACCCCGCCCGTCCCCGGTCCTCTCCCAGCCGTCCCAGCCTGTCATTCTCCCCGTCCCCgcccgtccctgtccccattcccaacCTGGTCTCGTGTCTGTCACAAGCCCCGACCTGCCCCGGCTCGTCACGAGGGACTGGCCcggcctgtccctgtcctgtccctgtcctgtcctctctgCCCCCGTTCCTGTCCCACTCCTGTCACCCCCCACTCTTCCCGCCCCGGTGTCCACCCGTGCCCGTGCCTCGCCCGGTGTTGCGGTGTCCCCCCGGCACCCCCCCGTGTCCCGGCACTCCCCGATCCCCCGtgcccacctgcagagccacGTCCAGCGCCCCGAAGAGCACCCGGCAGGCCGGGCACGACACGTTCCGCCAGCCCCAGCGCGGCGCCGCCGCCACCAGCTGCTCCTCGGGGCCGAGCGGTGACCCCGCCGACACCGGCAGCGACAGCAGCGACAGCAGCGATAGCGCGGCCAGGGCCAGCGGCAGCAGTCGCCACGGCGGCAGCGCTGCCATcgggcccggcggggcccgCACCCCGGCCGCCATGGCcgagggaggggcggggccggctcGGAGGCGGGGCCGAGACCCGGTGTTTACGGGTGATGGGCGGGGCGGTGGGCGGGGCGGTGGGCAGGGCCCCGCCCCCTGCGGGGACGGCCGCGGCGGAGGCGTGGCCTCGAGGGGGACGTGACCAATGTCCACTGGGATGGGGCGTGGCCGTCCGGGGCGGGGATCCGTATGCAAATGAAAGCGCAGGGTCTGCGTAGGGCGCGCGGGGCACGATGGGAGATGGAGTCTTGGGGAAGGCGGCGGTCCCTGGGGTCCCCGTCCCCTGGGgtccccctccccgccccggggCGGCATTGGGTGCACCGGGCCCGGGGTTCCCATCGTTCCAGATACCGCCGCCGCCGGGCTCCGCGGTGCCCGCAGCCCCCCGAGCCTCGCGCGGTGCCTACCCCACGTCCCGCTCGGAGGTGCCCGCGGTGCCTCCGTGCCGGCGGGCCAGGAGCGCTGGGAGCAGCGGCGCGGTTGGCACAGGGTCAGTTTATTGTCACCGTAGCCGGGGAGCAGCGCGGGGAGACCccgggctgagctgggctgggggtgcctCGACCTCCCTCAGCCTCCGACCTGCCCAGCCCCAAGGCTCCTCCCGCCCGCCCCTCGCCCCCACCCAGCCGGGGCTCGGGGACCGAGCTGGGATGGTGGGCAAGGCTGTCCCGGGAGGGCGGGAGGCTGTGGGAGCACGGGACGAGGAGCACGAGGGTGCTTGCAGGGCAGGGGTTCATGCTCGGGGGGTCCTGTTGGGGGTGCCAGCTCGGGGAGCGGCCCTGGCAGTGGCATTAGGGGGTCTAAGGGGGTCTAGCTCAGGGGTCCCAGGCTGCTGAGGATGGTGTAGCTGAACTTGCAGAGAAAGGTGCTGGCCGTGGGGAGCTCATGGGGGTCCTGCTCACCCGGGCCCCAGGCACCAGTGTTGGAGGGCTCAGGGGAGTTCCAGCTTGGGGTTGCCGGCTCAGGGGGGTCCCAGGCTGCTGACGGTGGTGTAGCTGAACTTGGAGAGCGAGGCACTGGCCATGGGGGGCTCGTCCtcgggcgggcggcgggagcAGGTGCGGCGGCACCCCCAGCCCGCGCAGGTGGCCCCAAAGGCCTTGCGGAAGCGGCGGTTCATGAAGCAGTAGATGAGGGGGTTGGCGCAGGCCGAGGTGTAGGAGAGCAGGTGGATGAAGGCGATGGGGGTCCCCGAGAGTGCCTGCTGGGCTGCCCGCGGGGAGAAGGCACGCCAGGTGTTGGCGGCGAAGATGGGCAGCCAGCAGAGGAAGAACATGGCCACGATGACCACCAGCATGCGGATCACGCGCCGCTTGGCCGCCAGCTGGGCCCCCGAGCTGTTGATGCGTGCCCGGTCTTGCTGTGCGGCCGCCCCCAGCGCCCGCAGCTCCAATGCTGCACCCGGACGTGACAGCTGCAGGTAGCACCCGTCACCTTCATCGCAGGTGGGCACCGGGTCGCCCCCAATGCCACGCTGGGCTGTGGAGTGAGGAGGCACGGTCACGGCTGTGGCACTGTAGGGACACGCTGCACTCCAGCACCATGGGAGCATCCTCTAggaggatgggatggggtgcAGGGGACATGGAAATGGCCATGACACCGTGGGGACATGCTGCACCCCAAGGCTACAAGGAGGTCCCCAGGAAAGCGGGGTATCCCTGAGGAACGCACcgctgtggggagcaggagtgagggctcagccctgcccctcctcctggGGTGGGCGCTCTGCCCACACAGGAGTCACGTCAAGCTTCACCCCCGCCCCGTCCCCTCACCTGCCACCTCCCTCTTGATGTCCAGCTCGAAGCGGATGCCCCGGTAGAGCTCGCGGGAGATGAGCCCGTACGCCACCGTCATCACCACGCCTGGGATGAAGAAGAGGACGAGGAGCAGCAGGACGTACCTGGGACAGGCGGCCCCCGTCACTTGGCATCCCCTCGCCCGCGCGCGGgccctccctccccaggacTCACCAGACCTGCCGGACGCGCTCGCTGGGCCAGTGGTGCGTGCACTgcgcggggggcgggcggggggcggcggggcgcgtGGTGCTGTACACGGCGTAGGGCAGCATCAGCAGCGCCGCCAGGGCCCAGGTGCCCGCGATGACGCGGCAGGCGTGGGACCGCGTCTGCCAGGCGCGCGACTGCAGCGGGTTGCAGATGGCACTGTAGCGCTCGATGGCGATGGCCACCAGGCTGAAGGTGGACACGGCCACCGAGACCCCTGCGGGTCACAGGGGGTGTCAGTGGGCCTGGCGTGACGCTGCAGGCCCccacctcctccagcagccccccACTGCAGTCTTTGGACCCATGAGATAGGGGCATATAGATATATATCATGTACCCATGAGACAGGGGTGTATATACATGTATACCATGGACCCATGAGGCAGGGGGTGGATATTCATATATACCATAGATGCATGAGATATGgggtatatatacatatataccgTGGACCCATGAGATAGGAGTGTATATACATCTATACCATGGACCCCATGAGGCAGGgggtatatatacatatataccaTAGATGCATGAGATATGggatatatacatatataccaTGTACCCACGAGATATGGGGTATATACATGCATACTATGTACCCCACGAGATGGGgggtatatatacatatatgtcaTGTACCCATGAGATAGGGGTGTATATACATGTATACCATGTACCCATGAGATATGgggtatatacatatataccaTAGACCCATGAGATAGGggatatatacatacatacctTGAAACCATGAGGCAGGGCGTATATACATATGTACCGCGGACTCatgaggcagggacaaaccccCCCACATATCCACATGGTAGGGATGAgccccctccctgtgcccccacGTACTAACAAGGTAGGGATGAGGCCACCCCGCTGTGCCCCACCCTTCCCGTGAGGTAGGGACAAGCCCCCACTGTGCCCCACCCTACCCATGAGGTAGGCGACGAGCTTGCAGACGACGTCGCCGAAGATGAAGGCGCCCATGAGGCCGTGCAGCAGGGTGAAGGGCATGCAGcacagtgccaggagcaggtCACTCagtgccagggacagcaggaagcAGTTGGTGACGGTGCGCAATCGCCGGttcagtgccagcacagccaccaccaGCGCATTGCCCCCAACGCTCAGCACGAAGATCAGCACGTACAGCACCACACG is a window encoding:
- the SMPD1 gene encoding sphingomyelin phosphodiesterase yields the protein MAALPPWRLLPLALAALSLLSLLSLPVSAGSPLGPEEQLVAAAPRWGWRNVSCPACRVLFGALDVALQMEPNVARVGRVASRLCQELRLARPPVCRQAVQLFQGDVVSAWARSVLRPPEACGLLLGPRCGHWDILGAWNLSLPAAPKPPVRPPAPPPPGAPTARILFLTDLHWDRQYVPGSAAACPDPLCCRGAPSQGPGAAGFWGTYGKCDLPLHTIDALLSRLPDTLGNGTGGFAAAYWTGDIPAHDVWQQSRGDQLRALRTVTALLRARLGGLRVFPAVGNHEATPVNAFPPPYVRGNQSAAWLYDAMAEAWQEWLPPAALRTLRAGGFYTAQVWPGLRLVSLNMNFCSQANFWLLINATDPAGQLQWLMGVLADAERDGEKVHIIGHIPPAHCLRSWSWNYYRIVNRFEGTISAQFFGHTHLDEFELFYDEETLSRPVSIAFIAPSVTTYINLNPGYRVYEVAGSYPGSSHAVLDHETFILNLTEANAAPPGTPPRWQRLYGARTAYGLPTAFPADWDRLVRRMQDDEQLFQLFWFHLHKGHPPREPCGGPCKAALLCALRSGRAADPALCRPLRPALPFPRVQELWQRRRLC
- the CCKBR gene encoding gastrin/cholecystokinin type B receptor → MDPRPLNESLQQMICRSGNGTGNGPGTGNGTNGSVCDLLRRGLRGPPAPRELDVAVRVVLYVLIFVLSVGGNALVVAVLALNRRLRTVTNCFLLSLALSDLLLALCCMPFTLLHGLMGAFIFGDVVCKLVAYLMGVSVAVSTFSLVAIAIERYSAICNPLQSRAWQTRSHACRVIAGTWALAALLMLPYAVYSTTRPAAPRPPPAQCTHHWPSERVRQVWYVLLLLVLFFIPGVVMTVAYGLISRELYRGIRFELDIKREVAAQRGIGGDPVPTCDEGDGCYLQLSRPGAALELRALGAAAQQDRARINSSGAQLAAKRRVIRMLVVIVAMFFLCWLPIFAANTWRAFSPRAAQQALSGTPIAFIHLLSYTSACANPLIYCFMNRRFRKAFGATCAGWGCRRTCSRRPPEDEPPMASASLSKFSYTTVSSLGPP